The DNA sequence CGCAGACTTTACAGGCCAGGTCGGAAAACACCGGTCGGCGGTTAACCACGGAAATGGCCCGGTGCGGGCAAAGGCGGTAGCAGGTCAGGCAGATGGCGCACTTTCTGCGGTCCAGGCTGATCCGATTCAGGGCCGCCCTGCTAGAACCCGACCCGAGCAGTTCCCAGAGATGAAGGGCGGCCTCCCTGACCTCCTGAAAGCTCCCCGCCAGGCTGATAGGTCCGCGGGCCGGACCGACTGCCAGAATCCCGGTGCGGTTCGTGTAAATCGGCAGGTTATAGATATGATCCCCCTGAATAAAACCGTAGCTATCGGACTGCAGGTCCAGAACCTTTGCCAGTTCCCGTGCCTCACCCGGTGGTTGGATGGCTTCTTCCAGGATAAGTAACTCCGGCCTCACCGCCATATCCTGGTTCATGACCTCATCAAAAAAGCGAACCGCCAGGGCGCCATCATCAGTGGTCTCGATCACCGGCTGTCCCCCGTTGACCTTTGCAAAGACTATCCCCGCCTGCCGGGCCTGCTGGGAAAGCGCTTCCAAACCCTCGTCAGCTACCTTATAGTGGTCGAGCAACACCAACACCCGTTGGCCGTAGCCTTCAGCCAACCGCAGGGCCGCCCGGTAAGCCCGTTGCTGCGATAACGGAGAGGAATGGTGGGTAAATCCCAGCAAGAAAATCACCGGATGAGGCTCTGCTGCGGTAAGTGTCTGGAATGGCGCCGGTTTATCGCGAGACGGCCACCAGTCTTCGAGGTCGCCCAGAGATATCGCCCGTCTGCCAGGAGCCGGATTCCAGGCGGCAAAATCGGTGATTAATTCCGGTTCCGGCACCAGAATCACGCCACCTACCTGATATGTTTGAGAACGACCTTCATTGTCTGCCACCAATACCCGGTATTGACCGGCAGTCCCCTCAAATTCCATTATCCGGCTGGATAGGTGAACCTCGATTTCGGCAGGGTGATTCGCCTCCGCCAGCAACTGATCTAACGTCCGGGCGGTTTCCTCGGTATAGCCGCTGGCAGGGCGTTTATCTCCCAATTCGCCCCGGGAGGTGACCAGGAGTACCGTGAGGCCCAGATTCCTAAGCTGGGTTGCTGCTTGAAGTGCACTCCAGCCGTGGCCGAGCACCAGGACCTTCTGGCAAACGGACATGTCCTCGAATTGTAAGCGGTCTTTATGAACAAATCGGGCAATGGCCTGGCGGAGCACGGTCTCAACCTGGAGGTTATTCAACTCCGAGTTCTGGTCAGTCAAGTTTAGGTCCCGCCAGGAAACCGATTCAATCACTTCCGGATCCAGACCGGCGGCCGTTAACTGCAAGGCTAAAGTTTTGACCCCCAGTGCCTGGGAATCGGCCACCAGCATCGCACCTTCCAGGTTATAGTCGATCATGGCTTCTCTAAGCCGCAAGAGACCTTCAGGACTGTATATCTGCTCCAACTCTTGCACCACATTAACCTGGTTCCAGGACTCACCCGCTTTTTTCAGGCGCGCCAGGTCCAATCGAGGCGTGGATTGAGCAGCGCTCCGACCCAGAAACAATCCGATCCGGGTAGGGGGGGTCATGGCAACACTCCTAAATGGCGGGCCAATTGGGCTGCGGCGCGGGAGGCATGGGTAATCGATTCGGCAATATCCCTGGGGCCTTCGACGGTTCCAGCTACCACTACTCCGGTGGCGTCTGCGGCCGGGTCATTGATGACAAAACCGTGTTCATTCACTTCCAGACCCAGCATCTGACAGAGGACCTGATTTTCCGGCCGGGGCATAATTCCCACCGATAGTACCACCAGGTCAAAGGTTTCGCTGACCACTGTCCGTTGTTGAGGCTCAAAATAATGCACCGCAATCCTGTCTTCCGGCGCGGGAAAATAATCGCCCGGCAGAGAGCGGATAAACCTGAATCTACTGTTTGCGGCCCTCAGGTAGCGGTCGAAATCCTTGCCGAAATTTTGGATGTCCATATAGAAGACCGAAATCTTGGTATCCGGCTGCGCATGACTGAGCCTCAATCCGAGGCGCAGGGCATAGCCGCAGCACACCCGGGAGCAGAAAGTATGGTTGAGGCTGAGGTCGCGGCTGCCTACGCACTGCACGAAGGCGACCTTCTGCACCGGTTGGCCGTCCGAAGGCCGCAACACCCGGCCCTGATCCCGTAACTGGCGTTCCAGTTCCTGGCCGGTGAGCATATTGGGATAGGCATCAAAATTAAATTGGGGCTTTTGACGCGGATCAAAAGGCACATAGCCGGTAGCCAGCACCACCGCGTCCACTGCCGCCGTAATTTCGGAGTCCTGGCGATCCAGGTCGATGGCCCCTTCCGGACAGGCCGACTGGCATTGGCGGGCCTTGCCCAGACCGTCGCACAGACACTGTTCGGGATTGATAAAGTAGAACGGGTGATTTTTGTGCGAGGGTGCCAGCCGGATAGCCCCTTCGGCCTTTCCCAGACATCTTTCATAGCAGATGCCACAGTCGGTGCATCTGTTAGCATCGATATAGTGCGGGCCTTGGCTGAGCAAAACCTGAAACCGGCCATTCTGCCTGGTTACACCGGTAAGCCGGGTCTGCAACCTGACGTCGATGCCTGGGGCGCCGACCACTTCCCTCAACCGCTGTTCGACCAGACAGGTATTGCATTTGAGGCAGCGATCGATGGCCTTGCAGGCAAACTGCGCTGCATGCCCGCCCAAAAAGGGGGCCTGGTCGATAAGAAGTACCTCTACCTGGAGATTGGCCAGCTCCCAGGCCGCGGTCAGGCCAGCAATACCACCTCCTACGACTAATACTTTTTTGGCCTCGCTCATACACCTACCCGCAAGTCTAACCTTCGATAACAAATAGATAACGCGGCCATACCAGGATAGGCCAACCATCTGGCCGGCCTCAAAACTCCCCAAATTAAAACTGCGATAACGTCTGGCTTCATGCCTTTACATCTCTGCAGCGGCAATGACCTCAGGGATCATCTCCGGATGAAGATCCGCCCGCAGGTAGACGCCGTGGGCCAAATTCCTTGTCTTAATACACCGAATCATTTCCACGGCCCGCCGCTTGCCGAGGTCAAAAGCCCGACTCTCCTCCAGGGACTGAAATTCGCTCATGATTTCCGGGGGAATCAGATTGCCGGGAGGATTGCCGGATGCCTGACGGGCCACGTCGCCGGGGCCGATGAGACGCACTCCGGCAATCAACCTTGCTTCCACTAGGTCTATCTGGGCCGCAAAGGCCTCCAACTTCTGGAGATCATAAACATCCAGGGTAATGAGGAAATCTGCTCTGGCACGAATTTTCTTCAGACATTTCATCACTTGGGGTGGCAGCGGCTTGGCCTCGGGGTTGGCCACCCCGCCCAGGAAGAAGACCGGGGCGCCGTTCAGATCCTGACCGCCGGGGGCTGTGCCGTTTTCTAAAGACCGGGCCATCTCCAGGACCTGGACCGAATCCAGATCAAACACCGGCATGGCGTGCGGGCTGTCGCCAAAACTAAGATAGTCGCCGCTGACCGGTAAAATGTTCTCGATTCCCAGGGCATAGGCCCCCAGCAGGTCGGCGGCCAGGGCCAAGCGGTTGCGATCCCGGCAGTTTAGGGTGCAGATGACCTCGCTCCCCTGTTGCCGGGCCAGGGCGCTGGCAGCCAATGAACTCATAGCCAGATGAGCCCCGCGATTGTCAGAGATCGTTATGGCGTCTACCCGGTCTTTTAAGGCGTCCACCTGTTGCCGGAAGGGGGCAAGGTTCACCCCTTTAGGTGGCGTCAGTCCCGCCGTGACCGCAAATTTTCCCGATTTGAGGGCGTCCTGAAACTTATTCATGGGCCGCATATCTTCTCTTATACGCCTGGTGAATCTGGGTGGCCGGGTGGGCCGCCAGACGGTGGTCCCGAGGTGGAACAAGGTCTTTCATCTGGTCGAGGCGACCGGAGGCCTCCAGCCGCTCGTAAATCATTGTCCAGGCGCAAGGCTTTTCAGGGTTCACTTCGCATTTACCGTCCCGGGTCCCGGCACAGGGACCGTTGAGCAGGCTTTTGGGGCACAGGGTGATTGGACACACCGCCCCAGTCAGCGCCAGATAACAGGAACCGCACATCCGGCAGCGCTCGGTCCAGTAACCCGGCTCTTCATTGGCGCCGATGAAAGTGGTGTCCACCCCCGGCAATACCACTCTGTCCGGGTAGAGATCGGACAAGAACTGGACGCCAACCCCGCAGGCCAGGGAGACCAGGATGTCATAATCCTTTACCAAGTGTCGGATGTCGTGGAGAAATTCCCGATCACACTGGCGCTCCACGGTGACTTCGCCAATGGTCAGAGCTTGGCCGGCCAATCGGGAGGCGATTTCCAGTTGGGAGGCCAGTAGCTTTACCTCGCGCTCTCCTCCGGCCAGACAGACGGCGACACAGGTACCGCAGCCAACCAGAAGCACCCGCTGATGGCCTTTGAGGCTCTCCTTGATCTCCGGTAAGGGCTTCCGCCTGGCAATAATCACGATAAGTTCTCCATATTCTTACACCTTAGGCCATTACCCGATTCAGGTTCCCGGTTCCAGTGACGGCTCGAAGTTGACGCAGGGGATTCGGTCCCAGCCTTTTGACCCGGGCCACCATCTCCTTTACCCGCTCTACCCACTGAGGCGCATCCGAGGCCCCGATGTTATACATCTCCAGCCGTTCGGCGCCGAAGCCAACTTCTTCCAGCAGCGCCTGGGCGTATTCAACCCGCTCGCGAGCGCGCAGATTGCCTTCCAGGAAATGGCAGTCGCCTACCTCGCAGCCACCCACCAGAATGCCGTCAACCCCGGTCTGGAAGGTTTTGAGCAGGTGGATGGTGTCGACCTTGCCGGTACAGGGCAACTTGACAATCCTCACTGCAGGCGGATACTGCAGTCGCAGGGAACCGGCCATATCCGCCGCCGTATAGGTGCAGTAAGTACAAACCAGGGCCACAATTTTAGGCTGCCAATCGCTGCTGCTGGCAACTACTGTTTCCACGTTCATTATGCCACTTCACTTTGTAGGTCATCGATCATTCTGTCCAGGGAGCAGACCACCATGGTTTCAGCCAGGATCTGGTCGTCCTTGAGGTGCTGAACCTGTATGAGCCGCCGCGGGCAGGCGCT is a window from the Desulfobacca acetoxidans DSM 11109 genome containing:
- a CDS encoding methylenetetrahydrofolate reductase C-terminal domain-containing protein; this encodes MIIARRKPLPEIKESLKGHQRVLLVGCGTCVAVCLAGGEREVKLLASQLEIASRLAGQALTIGEVTVERQCDREFLHDIRHLVKDYDILVSLACGVGVQFLSDLYPDRVVLPGVDTTFIGANEEPGYWTERCRMCGSCYLALTGAVCPITLCPKSLLNGPCAGTRDGKCEVNPEKPCAWTMIYERLEASGRLDQMKDLVPPRDHRLAAHPATQIHQAYKRRYAAHE
- a CDS encoding methylenetetrahydrofolate reductase, with amino-acid sequence MNKFQDALKSGKFAVTAGLTPPKGVNLAPFRQQVDALKDRVDAITISDNRGAHLAMSSLAASALARQQGSEVICTLNCRDRNRLALAADLLGAYALGIENILPVSGDYLSFGDSPHAMPVFDLDSVQVLEMARSLENGTAPGGQDLNGAPVFFLGGVANPEAKPLPPQVMKCLKKIRARADFLITLDVYDLQKLEAFAAQIDLVEARLIAGVRLIGPGDVARQASGNPPGNLIPPEIMSEFQSLEESRAFDLGKRRAVEMIRCIKTRNLAHGVYLRADLHPEMIPEVIAAAEM
- a CDS encoding hydrogenase iron-sulfur subunit; translated protein: MTPPTRIGLFLGRSAAQSTPRLDLARLKKAGESWNQVNVVQELEQIYSPEGLLRLREAMIDYNLEGAMLVADSQALGVKTLALQLTAAGLDPEVIESVSWRDLNLTDQNSELNNLQVETVLRQAIARFVHKDRLQFEDMSVCQKVLVLGHGWSALQAATQLRNLGLTVLLVTSRGELGDKRPASGYTEETARTLDQLLAEANHPAEIEVHLSSRIMEFEGTAGQYRVLVADNEGRSQTYQVGGVILVPEPELITDFAAWNPAPGRRAISLGDLEDWWPSRDKPAPFQTLTAAEPHPVIFLLGFTHHSSPLSQQRAYRAALRLAEGYGQRVLVLLDHYKVADEGLEALSQQARQAGIVFAKVNGGQPVIETTDDGALAVRFFDEVMNQDMAVRPELLILEEAIQPPGEARELAKVLDLQSDSYGFIQGDHIYNLPIYTNRTGILAVGPARGPISLAGSFQEVREAALHLWELLGSGSSRAALNRISLDRRKCAICLTCYRLCPHRAISVVNRRPVFSDLACKVCGLCAAECPMEALQIHNYNDRQIQAELSVLVSQPTIASDADYPLILAICCRNSALEAARLAIQRKLALPPGLGLIEVPCAGKVDPNYVMTGFKAGADGVMVLACHPESCRSYRGSPRAQERVALLQEYLQEVGLEPERLVYGGLASGMSQEFAHMARQLANRLQEFGQSPLRRANNREKSNFPHPNPLPEGKGI
- a CDS encoding hydrogenase iron-sulfur subunit, giving the protein MNVETVVASSSDWQPKIVALVCTYCTYTAADMAGSLRLQYPPAVRIVKLPCTGKVDTIHLLKTFQTGVDGILVGGCEVGDCHFLEGNLRARERVEYAQALLEEVGFGAERLEMYNIGASDAPQWVERVKEMVARVKRLGPNPLRQLRAVTGTGNLNRVMA
- a CDS encoding FAD-dependent oxidoreductase; its protein translation is MSEAKKVLVVGGGIAGLTAAWELANLQVEVLLIDQAPFLGGHAAQFACKAIDRCLKCNTCLVEQRLREVVGAPGIDVRLQTRLTGVTRQNGRFQVLLSQGPHYIDANRCTDCGICYERCLGKAEGAIRLAPSHKNHPFYFINPEQCLCDGLGKARQCQSACPEGAIDLDRQDSEITAAVDAVVLATGYVPFDPRQKPQFNFDAYPNMLTGQELERQLRDQGRVLRPSDGQPVQKVAFVQCVGSRDLSLNHTFCSRVCCGYALRLGLRLSHAQPDTKISVFYMDIQNFGKDFDRYLRAANSRFRFIRSLPGDYFPAPEDRIAVHYFEPQQRTVVSETFDLVVLSVGIMPRPENQVLCQMLGLEVNEHGFVINDPAADATGVVVAGTVEGPRDIAESITHASRAAAQLARHLGVLP